Within Saccharomonospora cyanea NA-134, the genomic segment TGATCTCGCTGTCCGCGCTTCTCGTGGCCGTGGTCATACGGTGGCGTGGGCGTATGTGCGCGACCGGAGGTTGCCGGCCTACTTGAACGGCCGCGCGTGGATTCACCGCTCCGAAATGTCCACCGCTGCTACACCTTCTGGGTGCTGGGAGACGTAGCCTGCCGTCCGTGGCGCTGTCATAGACGGTACGGCTGCGCCAGCCGACAGTCTCCGTAGTGACAACGCATTCGAACAGCCGAAAGTGTGCTGTTTTCCGGCCGTTCCTGTCTGGCGCGCGAGCTGTCATTTCCGAAAAGCCCTCATGTGGACCATTGACTCTATACCCCACCCCGGCATAGTGTTCCGTCACTCGATCGAGTGACGGAAAGCACGACCGAACCGGCGAATGAACGGGCGGCCTTCGGGCTGCACCGTCTTGCCGCGGCTTTGCCGCCGAGAGGGAGGTCAAGGAATGTCACAAGTCGGGCGAATGCGAAGGGGTCTCGCACTCCTGCTCACCACGGCCAGCGCCGTTCTCGTGGGTTGCTCAGGCGGGGGATCCACCGATGTGTTGGCGGACGTGCGTGACAGTGGCACTTTGCGGGTCGCGCTGACCCAGGCTAACCCGCCGTGGAACTTCTTGGACGACGGCAAGCCTGCGGGTTACGACGTTGACGTCGCGCATGAGGTGGCCCGCCGGATCGGGGTGGACAACGTCGAATTCGTGGCGTCGAACTTCCAGAGCTTCATCGAGGGCGTTCGAGCGGGGCGCTTCGACATTGTGATCTCCGGTCAGACGATCACCGAGGAGCGCAAGCAGCAGGTTGGATTCTCCAGGCCGTACCAAGTCAACGGTGTGGCGATCTTTGTTCCCAACGACGACCGTGGCATCGTTTCACTGTCCGATCTGGAGGGCAAGGTGGTGGCCGTGTCTGCCGGCACCACCCAGGAGCAGTTCGCCAGGGAGGAGATTCCGGGCGCGCAGGTCAAGACCTACCAAAATGCGACCTTGGGCCTGACCGATCTCGCCCGAGGCAATGCCGATGCGATGTTGGTCTCCCGCTTTCAGGGCAGCTACCTGGCCGAGCAAAACGACTTGGCGGTCAAGCCGGTGGGCAAGCTGCTGGAAAGCGAAGTCAACGGGATGTCCTTCCGCAAGGGCTCGCCCGAGTTCAGGAAAGAGGTTGACGCCGCGATCGCGGGCATGATCGCCGACGGCACGTTGAGTCGCATCTCGCGGCAATGGCTCGGGCTGGACATGGTGCCGGAGCTGAAAGCCTTACCGTCGGAGCAAGGCTAAGGGCAGCCATGGACATGCTGGTCGATTCATTCCCGATGTTGATCAAGGGCTTGGGCGTGACGCTGCTGCTCGGGGTGGTGTCGTTCGTGCTCGGCTCCGTGCTGGGCGCCCTCGTCGCTCTAGCCCGCATCTCGGATTTCCGAGTGCTCAGGGGTGTTGCGATCACGTTCGTGTCGGTGTTCCGAGGCACCCCGCTGCTGATCCAAATTATGATCATTTACTTCGGTCTGCCGCAGCTCGGGGTGCAACTCGAACCGATCCCGTCGGCGATTCTCGCGCTGAGCCTGTTCGCGGGGGCGTACCTCAGCGAGAACTTCCGCGGCGGTATCCTTGGTGTCGACAAAGGACAGTGGGAGGCCGCTTCCTCGATCGGGATGCCCTACTGGCGGACCTTCCGCCGGATCGTGTTCCCGCAAGCCATCAGGATCGCAACGCCCGCGGTGGGTGGGCGGTTCATCGCTTTGATGAAGGACACGTCGCTCGCCTCGGTCGTGACCGTTGTAGAGCTCACGCGAGTGGCGGAGAGCATCGGTAACGCGAACTTCCGGTACATGGAAGCGTTCCTGATGATCGGGGCGCTCTACTGGCTGATCAACACTTTGCTGTCCGTCGGGCAGGGAATGCTGGAGAGGCGAATGGGAAGGGCATACGCATGACCGCGGCCACGATCGAACTCACAGGCATCCACAAGGCCTTCGGCGATCTGGAGGTGCTGCGGGGCGTGGACCTCTCGGTGGAGCGCGGCGAGGTCGTCGTGCTCATGGGCCCGTCCGGGTCGGGCAAGACCACACTGGTGCGCTGCATGAACCTGTTGGAGGAACCTGATGCCGGCCACGTGCGGATCTGCGACTGCGCTTTCCAGTGCGGTGTGCGGCGGGACCGGCGCGGGCGGGCGAGGCTGATGCAGCAGGCCCGGCAGCGGACGGGCATGGTGTTCCAGCAGTTCAACCTGTTCCCGCATATGACGGCCCTGGAGAACGTAATCGAGGGGCCCCGGCAGGTGCGGAGGCTGCCGGGCGCCGAGGCCGTGTCCCTCGGCGAGCGGTTGCTCGACCGGGTCGGGCTGGCCGACAAGCGCGATGTGTATCCCTCACGGCTGTCGGGCGGCCAGAAGCAGCGGGTTGCCATCGCCAGGGCGCTGGCGATGGAGCCGCAGGTGGTCCTTTTCGACGAGCCGACATCGGCGCTCGACCCGGAACTGCATGCCGAGGTGCTCCAGGTCATCCGGGAGTTGGCCGCTGATGGGATGACGATGGTGATCGTCACCCACGAGACGCACTTCGCCCGTGACGTCGCCGATCGCATCGTGTTCATGGACGGTGGTGTCGTGGTCGAGGAGGCCGCGCCCGAGACCTTCTTCACCAGACCTGCCAAGGAACGGGTGCGCTCGTTCCTCCGGCTTGTCGATCATTCAGCACTGCCCACGGACGTTCCGGCCGCGCGGGTCGGTGAGGAGGTCATATGACGGCGACCGCGGTGCACACTTTCGACGTGGAGCGAGCGCGGCGGGAGACCCCGGGCTGCGAGAACGTCGTCCACCTCAACAACGCCGGTGCCGCCCTGATGCCGACGCCGGTGCTCGACCGCACCATCACGCACCTGAGGCTTGAGGCTCGTGTCGGCGGTTACGAAGCCGCAACGCTGGTCGCCGAGGAGATCAAGGACGTCTACGGTTCGGCGGCACGCCTGCTCGGCTGCCGTACCGACGAGATCGCCGTGGTCGACAGCGCGACCCGGGCGTGGGACATGGCGTTCTACTCCGTGCCGTTCCGTGCTGGTGATCGGATCCTGACAAGCGAGGCCGAGTACGCCAGCAACTTCATCGCCTACCTCCAGCTGGCGCAGCGCTACGACCTGCGGGTCGATGTCGTGCCCAACGACGAGTCCGGGCAGATCTCGGTGCCAAGACTTCGGGACCTGGTCGACGAGCGGGTACGGCTTATCTCGCTGACCCATGTCCCGACCAACGGTGGGCTGGTGAACCCCGCCGCCGAGGTGGGCAAGGTCGCCAGGGACACCGGTGTGCTGTACTTGCTGGACGCGTGCCAGTCGGCGGGACAGATGTCGCTCGATGTCGACGAAATCGGTTGCGACATGGTGTCTGTGACCGGCCGGAAGTACCTGCGCGGCCCCCGCGGCACGGGCCTGCTCTACGTCCGGCGGGAGGTGCTCGACGAGCTGGCGCCGCCGATGCTCGATCTGCACGCCGCCACATGGGTTGCTCGCGACGAGTACCGGATACGTCCCGATGCCCGTCGTTTCGAGTCGTGGGAGTGCAACTATGCGGCCAAACTCGGCCTCGGCGCGGCGATCGACTACGCCCTCGGGTGGGGACTGGACCGCATCCGAGGACGCGTATACGCGCTGGCCGACGAGCTCCGGCTGAGCCTGGCCCGGTTGCCCCAAGTCACGGTTCACGACGCGGGCGTCGAACGGTGCGGGATCGTGTCCTTCACGGTCGACGGCATCGCGCCAGCCGACGTGCAGGCCGCGCTCGGCGCACACGGGATCAACGTCAGCGTGTCCAGAACCCCCTCGACGAGACTGGACATGGAGAATCGCGGGCTCGAGGAGCTCGTGCGCGCGTCAGTGCACTACTACAACACCTGCGAGGAGCTCGCGACGCTCTGCGCCGCGGTACGCGACATCGGCTCCCGGCGTTAGCCGGGCTGTGATGGGCGCCGCGGTCCTCGTGCGGCCGCGGACAGACCGGCTCGCACTACGGGGTGAGCCGGTCGAGCCCGAAGGAGTCTTTCGCCGGTACGGCTCTCGGAGGGGGTATGCCGTTGTGGCTGCCGAGGCCATGGGCAAGGCGAGGTCGAGTCCGGTCGTGTCAGCCGCCGACTGGGCAGGCCAGCACCGCCAGGGCGAGCAGCAGCGACGGGCCGATCACAAACGGGACGGCGGTGGCCAGGGCTCCGGCCGCACCACAGGACAGCACTCTGCGGGCGCCCCCGGGCGCCTGCGCCACATGCTCCAGGCGAGCGAGCCGCACGCGGACCGTATCGCGTCCCATGGCCAGGGCCACGCTGGGCGCGTCGTGCCCGGAGACAGCCAGCAGCGCGGCACGGACGGCAGCGGGGCCGCACACTCGAGTTGCCGACATGTCCGCGGCCAGCTCCACGAGCTCGCGGATGGCTGCTGGCGCCTGCCGGAATAGCGGAATGAACGGCAGCGTGCGCCGCAGGCTGTCCATAACCGCGATCAATAGGTGATGACGCCCTCTCAGGTGAGCACGCTCGTGCGCCAGCACAGCGGTAACCGCGTCGGCGGGCAGGTGCCGGGTCAGGCCTTCCGTCGCGATGATCACGCCAGGCCGGCCGAGAAGGCTGAACGCCAGCGGCCGATCGTGCGCCAGCCAGAGCGTGTTCGGCGTGGCCGCATCCGGCCGCCCGGCCAATCGCAGCACCGAGAGCCGTTTGCGGCTTGCCCGCCGTAGCCGCAGCAGTTCGCGCGACGTGACGACAGCGCAGCGCACGACGACACTCCCAAGGAGGGCGGCACTGGTGATACCCAGCAGGTCCTCAAACCGTGGTGGGGAGCCGTGCTGCAAGGCTGCCAGACATCGGTTCAACGCCCACGTGAGGGAATCGGCAGGCCCGTGGCGAGGCGTCAAGAGGAGGACAACGCCCGCCGTCCCGGCTGCCGCGACACCTATGATCGACGCAAGCCAGGCGACGAGCAGGGACCGCGGGTCTCGGCGGCGGAGATCGACGCGTCGTAAGCCCTGGGGCACGAGCCATCCGGCCGTGATGGTTCCCACCAGCAGGGCCAAAGCCAGCGTCATTGCCCGTTGGCCTTCCAGGAGAGCGTGTTACGCATGTGCACGGTGTCGTGCTTGGACGCTGTGTGAAAGAAGCGCAACAGCGTTCCCTCAGGGCTGCCAGAACAGGTCTCTCCGGCTTCGGCGGGCCCGTCTGCGCCCCACAGCACGTTCATCATCGGGTGTCCCGCCCGCCGAGCCTGAACATCGCGCCTCCCGCCATCTTGCTAACGAGATCCCCTGTCAAAACGGCCTACTATCGATACTAGTGGTTTGGAAAGTGGCGACCGAGCTGTGCCGCCAGAACGGCGTGTGGCGGCCTTCTCCCGGCTGAACAACGGTTCGCAGTGGTAGAGACTTTCCACCCGCGGAAAGCCGACCGTGGGGCGGTACGGAAAGGTGTGCTTCCCGCACCGCCCATTGGCCGGTCAGTGAGGGAGAAATCCCACCATCTCGCGGATTTCAGCCTCTTGCGTCTCGATGATGCGCTGGGCGAGTGCCTTGGCGTCGGCGTCGCTGCCTTCCTCCAGCTCTGTCTTGGCCATCTCGATCGCGTCCTGATGATGCTGGACCATCATTTGCAGCCACATGACGTCGAACTCGGAGCCGGTCGCCTGTTCCAGTTGCCGCATCTCCTCGCCGCTCATCATCCCCGTCATATCGGACTTATCGCGCGCTGCAGACACGCCCCACTTCTTCAGTAACCCGGTCATCTGCTGGATCTCGGGATCCTGCGCGCCTGTGGTCCGCTCAGCGAGACTTTTCACATTCGGGTTGGTGGAGCGTTCCAGCGCCAGGTCTGCCATCTCGCCCGCCTGCTCGTGGTGCGGGATCATCTGCTGGGCGAAAGCAATGTCGCTGTCGTTGTGACTGCTCTGCTGGGCCTCGCCGGCCGCAGTCGGTGGCGTGTTCTGGTTCGAGTCCCCGGCGGACGTGTCGCCGGTGCCGCAGGCTGTGAGGGCGAGGAGGGCGGCCGCGCTCGCCCCGATGAGGTATTTCTTCATCGGTGGTCTTGGTTCCTTCTGTCTGCGTTGTCGGAAGACGATTGTCGTGAGCTCAGGGTGACAAGCCGTGACCTCTAAATACGCAGAATGCAGACGGATGTGAGCAGAGTTCTCCCCGTGAGCACGGATCTCTCGCGAGTCCGCGGGACCTGGGCGCAGCAGAGTAGGGCCGCTGCCAGACTGCGCGCATCCCGGAGTGCGGACCTCAGCCGCGAGGAGAGCAGGAGCAGAGGGCCAGCAGTGAACAGCACGGCGAGGCAGAAATGCAGTGCGTCGTGCGCCGGGTCGCTCGGCGTCGAGTCGGTGGACGACTGGCTGTGCCCTTCCGCTGCGCCGCCGGAGTGGGTGGTGTCGGCCACGTGGGCCTCTCCGGCTGCGGGCAGGTGGGATGTCGAGACGACGTGGTGCATGCCGAGCACTGCGAGAGCGAGTACGCACAACAGCAACCACTGCGGCACACTGCTGCGCGTACTCCTCCTCATGCCAGCCAGGATAGCGACGTCTCGATGCTGTTCTGCCGATGTGGCCCGGCTACCTCATCGGTTGCACGGCAGGTTCGACGGTCAGCTGGCGGTTGCGGTGAAGTAGGTGCAGCGCCAGCACGCAGCCCGCCCCGATGAGTGTCAGCCCGGCCCAGATCAGCTGTGGCCATCCGGCTTGGTGGGCCAGGCCGAACACGGTGCCGGTGAACAGGTTGCCCAGCAGGATGCCCACACCGATGACGGTGTTGTAGAAGCCGTAGTGGGTGGCGACGAGGTGGTTGCGGGACAGGCGCACGACCGTGTCCATCTCGAACGGGAACACCGCGATCGTGCCGAGCGCGAGCAGGGCCGCCGACAGCAATACGGCCACTCCGGCCAATACGGGCCCAACGGTGGCGGCGCCGGGGACGAGCAGGAGCGGGACGAACGCCACGGACAGCAGCATCATCCCGACGACGATGCTGCGGCCGGGCCCCCACCGCTTGCTGAACCACGCGGTCACCCTGAGCTGACCGGCAATCGCGACCGCGCCGGATACCACGAACAGCGACGTGACCAGGGCGGTGCTGCCTGCCTCGGATTCCACGATCGTCCGTGCCTGCAGCGGCAGCGCCAGATAGACCTGGAACGACAGTACGTACGAGCCGATCATCGCCAGGGAGAACAGAACGAACTGGCGGTTGGCGACGACCGTTCGCCATTCGGCGAGGACAGAACGGCGGTCTGGGCCGCGGTCGGCCGGGTGCTGTGGCAGCGCGCGTGCCTGCAGCACTGTCAGCGCGCCGAACACCGCGGCCGCCACGAGGCACGTGAGCCGGAAGTCCAGCGCGGTCAGGGACAGGCCGACGAGCGGGCCCAGCAGGATGCCGCCCTGGTAGAAGGCGTTGAACAGGGCGAAGGCCTCCACCCGGCGGTCTCCGGCGTCGGCGGCGAGGTAGGCGCGCACCGCGGGATTGAACAGGGCACCCGCGAAGCCGGTGGCCGCGGAGGCGATCACCAGGGCGGGCAGCGAGCTGACGATAGCCAGGAGCGCGAAACCGCCGGTGCGCAGCACGCACCCGGCGATGATCAGGGGCTTGTAGCCGAACCGGTCGGCGAGTGTTCCTCCGAGAAGGAACATGCCCTGCTGGGAGAAATTACGCACGCCGAGCACCAGGCCGACCGCCCACGCGGCCAGGCCGAGCGGTCCGGCGAGGTAGCCGGCCAGATAGGGCATCAGCATGTAGAAGCCGACGTTGATGCCGAACTGGTTGACCATCAACAGCTTGCTCGGCCGGTCGAACGTGCGGAACTGGCTCACGAGCTGGCTCATACGAGGGCCTCCTGCGCTGTCACGGGGTCGACGACGTGAGCGCACCGCGTCCAGTGCCGCACCACCTGTTCTGACGGGGTGCTGATCGTGTCGGGTTCGGAGGCCGGTGCCGGGCCGAGCAACTCGTGCTTGGCGCAGTAGTCGTCGTTGTAGATGGTGTCGAAGTAGCGGTGTGGGGCGTCGGGGAAGATCGCTGCGATCCGGGTGTCGGGGTCGTTGGTGCGGGCGGCCCAGCCGGCGACGAGCGCGACCGCTCCCACGCTCCAGCCACCGCTCGCGTAGTGGGTGGAGGCCAACCTCCGGCACGCCCACACGGCTTCTCTGGGGGCAACCCAGTGGACCTCGTCGAACGCGGGGTAGTCGACGTTGCGGGGGTAGATGCTGGAGCCGAGCCCGCGCATCAGCCGTGGGGCGGCCGGCTGACCGAAGATCGTGGAGCCCACGGTGTCGACGCCGACGAGCCGCAGGTGCGGGCAGAACTCCCGCAGCACCCGGGCGACCCCGGCCGAGTGCCCGCCAGTACCGACCGAGCAGACCAGGACGTCGATGCGGCCGAGCTGGCCGATGAGCTCCGTGGCGAGCGAGGCGTAGGCCTCGACATTGTCCGGATTCTGGTACTGGTCCGGGCACCACGAACCAGGTTCGGTCTGGAGCAGTTGCCGGACACGCTCACGCCGCGCCTCCTGCCAGCCACCGGTCGGGTGAGGCTGCGTGACGAGATCCACCCGGGCGTTGTGTGCGGCGAGCATGCGGCGCACGATCGGTTCCATGCCGGGATCGGTGACCAGCGTGACGGGGTGCCCGTGGACAATCCCGGCGAGGGCCAGGCCAAGGCCAAGAGTGCCGCTGGTCGATTCGACGATCATCGCACCGGGCGCGAGCTCGCCCCGTTCCCTGGCCCTTTTCACCATGTGCAAGGCGGGGCGGTCCTTCATACCGCCGGGGTTGGCGCCTTCCAACTTGGCCCAGAAACCGCGGCGGGAGCCGGTGAACGGTTCCCCGATCCACAGCACGGGCGTGTTACCGACGGCGTGCCCTGGTGAATGGCAGCGTGCGGCCGGGCTGAGGAGCTGGGCCGGTGACGAGGTCATCGGCGGTGTGCTGAGAAGCGTGTGGTTCATCCCTGTGTCGATCCTTCTCGAAAATGCGGCAAGAAACAGCGGTCTGAGGAGTGCAGCCGGTGGCCGTGCCGAGATCGTTCTCGGCACGGCCGGCGCGCTCAGGACCGTGCGATGCAGAGATCGAGAAGCAGGGTGCGTCCGGTTCGTCGGTGTGTGCGGTGGCCTACAGACGGCGAGCCCCGGGGGATGCAGGGACCGGACTGGGTGACGACCGACACCACGATCGCCAGAGCCCCGAGCGCGGCCAAGCCGTCGAGCGTGCCCTCGGAGCGGGGCAGCGCATGGCCGGTCTCGGTGAGGACGTGTTGCTGGTCGGGATGACCGGGGTGGCAGTCGGTGTTCGCGGAGTGTCCGAGGTGCGCCGAATGCTGCGCGACAACGGCCGCGCGCCCCGTGTTATGCCCGTGGTGGCTCTCGGTGGGGGAATGGGGCTCGCACAGCAGTACCAGGTGCAGGGCGACGAATGGCACGAGCACCGCGAAGGCGGCAGCGACCACCAATACGTGGAAACGGTGCGCGACCAGTCGAAAGCTCACAGTGACGAAAACTAACAGCCGCGAGGTGTTGTTGGGGTAAACGGCCTAAGGGTTGTCCCGTAAATGGTCGCTGACGTGCTGGGTGCCTGCTGGTTTCTGTGTCATCCGGTGAGGGTGAGGTTGTGGAGGCGGGCGATGCCGAGCATGGCGTGGTGAACGCCGTCGCCTTTGAGTCGGCAGTCGCGCAGGATCTTCCAGCCCTTCATCCGGGCGAAGACGTGCTCGACGCGGGCACGGACTTTGCGGTGAGAGGCATTGTGTTCCTTCTTCCATGCCGGAAGTTCGGCCTGGCCCTTCTCGCGGCGGTGCGGGATGACCAGGCCGGTGCCCCGGTAGCCGCCATCGGCGATGACCGTGGTCTTACCGACGGAGTCTTTCGCGCCGGAGGACTCCCACGCCTTGCAGTCGTTGCGGTTGCCGGCGACGGGTCGGCCGACCGCGATGACGAGTCGGGTGTCGGCGTCGATGACGACCTGGTGGTTGGTGGAGTATCGGTAGTTCTTGGACTGCTCGGCGATGGTGTGGTCTCGGGTGGGGACCAGGGTACCGTCCACGATCAGCACGGTGTCGGTACGGAACCGCTTGCGCTGCTGGAGCGCAAGCGCGGGCCCGAGGTGGTCGATGATGCGGTCGGCGGCCGACTTGGACACCCCGAACAGCGGGGCCAGTTGACGCAAGGTCAGGTTCGTCCGCCAGTAGGTGGCAACCAGCAGCACGCGGTCCTCCAGTGGCAGGCTCCAGGGCCGCCCCTTGCGCACCGGGTCCGCACCCTCACGCCGCAGAGCGGTGATCAGCTTGCCGAACTGGCGCGGGCTCAGCCCGGTGAACGGGGCTATCCAGGAGGGCTCAGACGCTGTGATCACACCAGACACGGCAAGATCATCTCACCC encodes:
- a CDS encoding PLP-dependent cysteine synthase family protein, translating into MNHTLLSTPPMTSSPAQLLSPAARCHSPGHAVGNTPVLWIGEPFTGSRRGFWAKLEGANPGGMKDRPALHMVKRARERGELAPGAMIVESTSGTLGLGLALAGIVHGHPVTLVTDPGMEPIVRRMLAAHNARVDLVTQPHPTGGWQEARRERVRQLLQTEPGSWCPDQYQNPDNVEAYASLATELIGQLGRIDVLVCSVGTGGHSAGVARVLREFCPHLRLVGVDTVGSTIFGQPAAPRLMRGLGSSIYPRNVDYPAFDEVHWVAPREAVWACRRLASTHYASGGWSVGAVALVAGWAARTNDPDTRIAAIFPDAPHRYFDTIYNDDYCAKHELLGPAPASEPDTISTPSEQVVRHWTRCAHVVDPVTAQEALV
- a CDS encoding DUF305 domain-containing protein, producing MKKYLIGASAAALLALTACGTGDTSAGDSNQNTPPTAAGEAQQSSHNDSDIAFAQQMIPHHEQAGEMADLALERSTNPNVKSLAERTTGAQDPEIQQMTGLLKKWGVSAARDKSDMTGMMSGEEMRQLEQATGSEFDVMWLQMMVQHHQDAIEMAKTELEEGSDADAKALAQRIIETQEAEIREMVGFLPH
- a CDS encoding MDR family MFS transporter; its protein translation is MSQLVSQFRTFDRPSKLLMVNQFGINVGFYMLMPYLAGYLAGPLGLAAWAVGLVLGVRNFSQQGMFLLGGTLADRFGYKPLIIAGCVLRTGGFALLAIVSSLPALVIASAATGFAGALFNPAVRAYLAADAGDRRVEAFALFNAFYQGGILLGPLVGLSLTALDFRLTCLVAAAVFGALTVLQARALPQHPADRGPDRRSVLAEWRTVVANRQFVLFSLAMIGSYVLSFQVYLALPLQARTIVESEAGSTALVTSLFVVSGAVAIAGQLRVTAWFSKRWGPGRSIVVGMMLLSVAFVPLLLVPGAATVGPVLAGVAVLLSAALLALGTIAVFPFEMDTVVRLSRNHLVATHYGFYNTVIGVGILLGNLFTGTVFGLAHQAGWPQLIWAGLTLIGAGCVLALHLLHRNRQLTVEPAVQPMR
- a CDS encoding amino acid ABC transporter permease, yielding MDMLVDSFPMLIKGLGVTLLLGVVSFVLGSVLGALVALARISDFRVLRGVAITFVSVFRGTPLLIQIMIIYFGLPQLGVQLEPIPSAILALSLFAGAYLSENFRGGILGVDKGQWEAASSIGMPYWRTFRRIVFPQAIRIATPAVGGRFIALMKDTSLASVVTVVELTRVAESIGNANFRYMEAFLMIGALYWLINTLLSVGQGMLERRMGRAYA
- a CDS encoding M56 family metallopeptidase: MTLALALLVGTITAGWLVPQGLRRVDLRRRDPRSLLVAWLASIIGVAAAGTAGVVLLLTPRHGPADSLTWALNRCLAALQHGSPPRFEDLLGITSAALLGSVVVRCAVVTSRELLRLRRASRKRLSVLRLAGRPDAATPNTLWLAHDRPLAFSLLGRPGVIIATEGLTRHLPADAVTAVLAHERAHLRGRHHLLIAVMDSLRRTLPFIPLFRQAPAAIRELVELAADMSATRVCGPAAVRAALLAVSGHDAPSVALAMGRDTVRVRLARLEHVAQAPGGARRVLSCGAAGALATAVPFVIGPSLLLALAVLACPVGG
- a CDS encoding IS5/IS1182 family transposase; the protein is MSGVITASEPSWIAPFTGLSPRQFGKLITALRREGADPVRKGRPWSLPLEDRVLLVATYWRTNLTLRQLAPLFGVSKSAADRIIDHLGPALALQQRKRFRTDTVLIVDGTLVPTRDHTIAEQSKNYRYSTNHQVVIDADTRLVIAVGRPVAGNRNDCKAWESSGAKDSVGKTTVIADGGYRGTGLVIPHRREKGQAELPAWKKEHNASHRKVRARVEHVFARMKGWKILRDCRLKGDGVHHAMLGIARLHNLTLTG
- the lpqS gene encoding putative copper homeostasis (lipo)protein LpqS, which translates into the protein MSFRLVAHRFHVLVVAAAFAVLVPFVALHLVLLCEPHSPTESHHGHNTGRAAVVAQHSAHLGHSANTDCHPGHPDQQHVLTETGHALPRSEGTLDGLAALGALAIVVSVVTQSGPCIPRGSPSVGHRTHRRTGRTLLLDLCIARS
- a CDS encoding ABC transporter substrate-binding protein; translation: MLADVRDSGTLRVALTQANPPWNFLDDGKPAGYDVDVAHEVARRIGVDNVEFVASNFQSFIEGVRAGRFDIVISGQTITEERKQQVGFSRPYQVNGVAIFVPNDDRGIVSLSDLEGKVVAVSAGTTQEQFAREEIPGAQVKTYQNATLGLTDLARGNADAMLVSRFQGSYLAEQNDLAVKPVGKLLESEVNGMSFRKGSPEFRKEVDAAIAGMIADGTLSRISRQWLGLDMVPELKALPSEQG
- a CDS encoding amino acid ABC transporter ATP-binding protein — protein: MTAATIELTGIHKAFGDLEVLRGVDLSVERGEVVVLMGPSGSGKTTLVRCMNLLEEPDAGHVRICDCAFQCGVRRDRRGRARLMQQARQRTGMVFQQFNLFPHMTALENVIEGPRQVRRLPGAEAVSLGERLLDRVGLADKRDVYPSRLSGGQKQRVAIARALAMEPQVVLFDEPTSALDPELHAEVLQVIRELAADGMTMVIVTHETHFARDVADRIVFMDGGVVVEEAAPETFFTRPAKERVRSFLRLVDHSALPTDVPAARVGEEVI
- a CDS encoding aminotransferase class V-fold PLP-dependent enzyme — encoded protein: MTATAVHTFDVERARRETPGCENVVHLNNAGAALMPTPVLDRTITHLRLEARVGGYEAATLVAEEIKDVYGSAARLLGCRTDEIAVVDSATRAWDMAFYSVPFRAGDRILTSEAEYASNFIAYLQLAQRYDLRVDVVPNDESGQISVPRLRDLVDERVRLISLTHVPTNGGLVNPAAEVGKVARDTGVLYLLDACQSAGQMSLDVDEIGCDMVSVTGRKYLRGPRGTGLLYVRREVLDELAPPMLDLHAATWVARDEYRIRPDARRFESWECNYAAKLGLGAAIDYALGWGLDRIRGRVYALADELRLSLARLPQVTVHDAGVERCGIVSFTVDGIAPADVQAALGAHGINVSVSRTPSTRLDMENRGLEELVRASVHYYNTCEELATLCAAVRDIGSRR